Within Gammaproteobacteria bacterium, the genomic segment TCAATGCCAAATCGAAGTCGTGCTAAAGGTGTGCGTAAATCGTGGGAGACTGCGCTGCCTAATAGTTTGTTGTCACTGATCAATGTTTGGATCTGTCCAGCCATGCGATTAAATTCAATTTCGATTTCTGAAATATAGGAGATTGAATTTGTTGAAATGCGTTGATCAAGGTCGCCTTTGCCAAAGGCTTTTGCGGCTTCTTTGAGTTTGATGAGATGGTTCACTAATGGATATAACCAAAGTAGTAGTAGCATCAGAGTACCCACGTAAAAAATTACGGTAAAAAACAAGCGAAGTGGCTTTTCATTGGAGGTTTGTGATGTTGCGGGGAGTGCTATCGTGAAAACTTGTTGTTTTTTTGGTAGATAGAAATTCAATGTCAAACTATCGTCAGATTCCAGTGTAAGTGGCCGTCCCTGAGTAAACTCAGTACTGATTTCTGAGGGTAGCAAAAATTCTGAAAATGGTTTCACTGAAAACTCAAGGTGATGATCAGAATTGATCTGTTCAATGGCTTGTTTTGAGTTTTTATGAAGATCAATCATTTTTGCCAAGCTGATCCCGGTCTCACGGTAAGGGGTAAGGTCATCTTCTTGTGAGTGATTTGAATAGCGTTCAAACAGGCCATCTAATGCCCAACCTAGACCCAGAGTTGCGATAATGGCGACCATCAACAGTGATAAAGTAAGTTTATGCATCGTCCCAGGCATCGGTTGCAAACAGGTAGCCTTTGCCTCTTATTGTTTTTATTCGACTGGGTTTAGAGGGGTCGTCATTAAGTTTCTTCCGTAATCTTGAAATCATCAAGTCAATGGCTCGATTGACTCCATCGTACTCCAGTTTTAACAGGCTTTGCATCAGGTGGTCTCGGCTGACTATTTCACCTGCATTTGAAGCCAAGAGCCAGAGCGCTTCAAATTCATTGGAGGAGAGATCCAGTCGTTCACCCATAAAAATGACAGTTCTTGAAGTGGCATCAATTTTTAAATGGCCAAACTGGAGAACTTGCAAAACCTCTTGATTCAGTTCGTCACGTTTTAATAACCTTCTGATTCTGGCTAATAAAATACGTGGTTTAACGGGCTTTGACAGGTAGTCATCAGCGCCGAGATCAAACCCTAATAATTCGTCTGTCTCTTCTGTGCGAGCGGTGAGTATCAGGATCGGATTCTGATAGAAATCGCGCACCTGTTTGCAGACCTCAAACCCATCCAGCTCGGGTAGCATGACATCAAGAAGCACTAAATCGGGTATGTCATCCTTAATCAAACGAACGGCTTCATCGCCACGATCTGTAAAGCTGACTTTGTAACCTTGAGATGCAAGATAGTCACCAATCCATTCGCTGAGCGATGGGTCATCTTCAACCACTAAAATATGTGGTATATCGTTTTCTGTCATGGGTTTCAAAATAGCCTCCACCCTCTTTTTTGTCTTTTGGTTGATTTGTACACCCAGTGAATGGATAGAGATGAAGTTGCGAAAGGTGAATGTTCACCCTGACGGCGCAGCTCATAATCAATGGGTTTGGTTGACTGAATATCTATTTTAAGTTCACCGTTGCTGGATGCTTTCCAGCATTGTAATGGTGAAACAATCCCTTTCTGAAACAGGCAATAATCGGCTTGGATGGCAGATTGCCAATGGATTGTAATTTTTTGATAGCAAGTTTGGCCTTTATGCAGACTAATGCAGCGATCAGGCGTTATTTTCAAAGAAGGTTTGATGTCGGCCGCGTGAGTTTTTATTGATACACAACATATCAGTATTGCACTTAAGATTGTCGATCGGGTTATTCGTTTAATCATCGACATGATTAAAAAACATAGCTGATTGATGTGGAGAGAGATGTGCCACGACGGGTCGTGATCATGGGGCTTTGGAAAAAACTTTCGGAAAGTGCTTTATATTCTAGTGAACATCTAAACAGCCAGTTTTCAGTTAACGGATGAGCTGCACCTACCTTCAATGCCAATATGGATGCTCTATTTTTAGAATAAAATGTTTCGGTCTTTTTTTGCGGATCGTTCAGATCCAGATAGTAGTTAATAACTTTATAAGTATTATAGCGAACACGGCCTAGTGTGTATAAGTTCCAGTTACGTATTTGCCAGCTTCGTCCTGCCTCTATTGAAGTGACAATATCGTTACGTCGACTGCTTATGTCTGTGAGTAATCCGAATTGGAAAATATAGTTTCCATAATAGGCGGTAGCTCTGCCTCCGACTAAGAAACCACTGTTCCTGTCACGCAAGTTTTTAAAACGATCAACAAGGGTTTCGTCAGTGAATAAGTTAGATTCTATAATTTCAGTTGAACTTTGAGTGCCATCAATCTCTTCCTCTGGTGGCCCACCTTCAAATTCAAATATTTCAATTTTTTTGAAGCTGCTATACTCTATATCGTCATCATAAATTTGGCTTACAACAATATCGAGCGACCAGTAGTTATTATTCCAAGCGTTGTACCCTGCGGTGAAAAGTGTTGAAGAGTCTTCAATCACTTCAATGAATAGCCCTCTCCATTGAAAACTGCCGTCAAGTAATAATGAGAATCCAGCTTGATCGCCTTCAGCCTCTATCGGGTTACGCTTTGTCGATGCCTTCAAACCAATTTCGATAAATCCGCCACTTTCTGTATGGGGAGGAGTTTCCGTGCTTCGTACATCATGGGCGATATCTGCTGCTATGAGATATGAGGTGGCAAATAGGCAAACAAGAAATACGATGGAACGTATCCCAATAAAAACTTTCATACTTTAATAATATCCAGGTGAATGGTGTATTCCTATTTTGACGCAACTCAATTTACCAGTTTGTATCAGAGTGTATCAATTCCTCAAAACTACATAGTGATACATTTTTTCAATGGACTTGCATCCCTTGGAGCGACTAGAGTGAAAGTGTACTGGAAACAGTGCGATATGACATATTATTGAAATGGATGAATTTGTAGAATTGAAGCGAAGTGATGCTGTTGTATTCATTACATGAAGGTGATTTTAAATATTTTTTCGTTATTGAATAGAAAGGGTTTGATTATGAGTAAAATAAAATTAAAAAAGACCATCTTGGTCAGTTCTATTGCACTCGCGCTCAGCGCATGCGGTGGGAATTCTGATTCACCTGGGGAGAATAATGTTGAGGCTTACCAGTTAAAGAATTTACCTGTCCAAAGAAGTATTGATATTCCCAAGTCACTGCTCACAAAGAAAACTGACTCAAATGTACGTGCATTGAACGGTTCTGTGGTGATGATGCCTGTTGAATCTGATGGAGGTATTGGGGATGGAGCTGGTCCAATTCCTCTTGGTTCTGATGGACAAGGGCAAGGGGTCAGCTTTGGTTACTTGATGATTAAAGACTCTGCATTTTCTGTTGAACGGAGTCGTTTGGAGCAAGAACGTGAAGTTTTGATGCTGGATGCCGTTTGGGATGATATTAAATCCCGTTGTGACGGAACAGCGTTGGGTGAAGCATGTTCGATTCCAAAAAATAAAATATCACTCAAAGTAACCGAAGCATTGGTGAAAGCGAATGATGAAATTAATAGACGCATTGATGATTTATATGATAACCAATACGGTGATATTTATGGCGGTGCTCTTTATGGTCCTGACCTTGTTTCAAGTGGGAGTTCGGGTGTAAGCACTGCGGCAGTCGATCCGCAGACAGTGCCAGAGCCTCATTTGGTCGACGATGGTTCGCAGGGCGACTATCAAGTCATGCCTGAGCCGCAAGGTGAAGATTATCCAGTTGTCGGTGAACCTCAGCCCGATTTTGTTGTGGGTGATGTAATTCCTCTGGGTTCAATTAGCTATACTCAGTATGGTGCGGATGAAGAGTTTCAATACGAAGTTGAGATAGAGCCCACTTATATGGAGCCTATATCTACAACTATGGAAAGTGTTGATGGAGAGCTTGTTGAGTTCATTGGTTCTGTTGTTGAATCCGAACGTTTCTTTGTGATTTGGTCTTCTGATGAAAAACGTGTGAAAAGTGGTTTTCGTTATGAAGATGATCAATCAAGCTATTCGTATACTTTTAGTTATTTAGATCAAGGCGGTGAAAAAATAGTCACGATTCGTGATGAAAGTAGTTTTGATATGGGTGAAGAGTTTGGTAAAGGCGGATTTTTATCAACGATCTCTTTGAGTGAAAAAGAGAGCGATCCAGAGGGCACAGTTAATATCAGTTTTGATAAGAATGATTTCATGCCGGAATTTACGATGAAAATGTCTTCAAAAGGGCGTGCCAGTGATAGTGGCGGCTTTTTGAGAACAGAGAGTTTGTTGTTTACAAGTGCACTTGTGGAAGAAGAGACGGAAGAGAAGAAAGAGTTCGTATTTAATACTGAAGAAATTTTTGATGGTAAAGGTAACATGTTGAAGTATCGATGGTGTGATACAGCTTGTGATCAAGAGGAGAATTGGAATGAAGGTGTTAGTGATATGACACTTTTGCCTATGCCAATGGACGAGCCAATTACAGACT encodes:
- a CDS encoding response regulator transcription factor, whose product is MTENDIPHILVVEDDPSLSEWIGDYLASQGYKVSFTDRGDEAVRLIKDDIPDLVLLDVMLPELDGFEVCKQVRDFYQNPILILTARTEETDELLGFDLGADDYLSKPVKPRILLARIRRLLKRDELNQEVLQVLQFGHLKIDATSRTVIFMGERLDLSSNEFEALWLLASNAGEIVSRDHLMQSLLKLEYDGVNRAIDLMISRLRKKLNDDPSKPSRIKTIRGKGYLFATDAWDDA
- a CDS encoding DUF3019 domain-containing protein gives rise to the protein MSMIKRITRSTILSAILICCVSIKTHAADIKPSLKITPDRCISLHKGQTCYQKITIHWQSAIQADYCLFQKGIVSPLQCWKASSNGELKIDIQSTKPIDYELRRQGEHSPFATSSLSIHWVYKSTKRQKRGWRLF
- a CDS encoding ATP-binding protein, whose amino-acid sequence is MHKLTLSLLMVAIIATLGLGWALDGLFERYSNHSQEDDLTPYRETGISLAKMIDLHKNSKQAIEQINSDHHLEFSVKPFSEFLLPSEISTEFTQGRPLTLESDDSLTLNFYLPKKQQVFTIALPATSQTSNEKPLRLFFTVIFYVGTLMLLLLWLYPLVNHLIKLKEAAKAFGKGDLDQRISTNSISYISEIEIEFNRMAGQIQTLISDNKLLGSAVSHDLRTPLARLRFGIDVLSEVDDPKTRKKYQQRISQDVDEMESLVETLLDYTKLDQSMVKLEKTELNLETTINSCLSKVASQSKKIEFEHPAKVVTIVGNERYLSMLINNIIQNALQYADHHILISITVRKDHTLLAVDDDGEGILESERAQVLKPFVRGSLAKTNQGYGMGLAISKRITEWHGGKLVILNSKKLGGARIETTFPIQTTHTQK
- a CDS encoding MipA/OmpV family protein; this encodes MKVFIGIRSIVFLVCLFATSYLIAADIAHDVRSTETPPHTESGGFIEIGLKASTKRNPIEAEGDQAGFSLLLDGSFQWRGLFIEVIEDSSTLFTAGYNAWNNNYWSLDIVVSQIYDDDIEYSSFKKIEIFEFEGGPPEEEIDGTQSSTEIIESNLFTDETLVDRFKNLRDRNSGFLVGGRATAYYGNYIFQFGLLTDISSRRNDIVTSIEAGRSWQIRNWNLYTLGRVRYNTYKVINYYLDLNDPQKKTETFYSKNRASILALKVGAAHPLTENWLFRCSLEYKALSESFFQSPMITTRRGTSLSTSISYVF